A stretch of the Equus caballus isolate H_3958 breed thoroughbred chromosome X, TB-T2T, whole genome shotgun sequence genome encodes the following:
- the USP26 gene encoding ubiquitin carboxyl-terminal hydrolase 26 isoform X1, whose translation MAPLIVHGFAQIWSGNIRMSKTKEAYIRTVEDKKKVILVVSFNTGEYTTFQLVNIKNVVFRSYGENENQLNLIFQNDDFLFIEKLSLRDGKELKMFLESFRKNNELPMRPDRVGGVFASRTIQKEINKTSFHKVCKKSSSGSYETGEGTGIPDLQKMPLFTSKLPTRTCEELLENRCEKGKRKLSSASETNEDIPKQSNSIGNKKSKTSLLRYVSHNEKKKLRLKESRENKKCGFSLKSNFTGNPYIDGTSLPRILYQKMYLAFLLEPKYSEDEPEWQKLKMSFEIYPEKVWEGLPNLGNTCYMNAVLQSLFSIPSFADDLLNQGFPWSKIPLDVLSMCLAQLLVLKDIYNIKIKEKLLMSIKKIISAVAKIFSGNIQNDAHEFLGHCLDQMKENIGRINTIWKARSESEEENSPQQVFASSAATEVLVCPVVTNFEFELLRSIICKACGRVVLRTEVNNYLSVNLPQGPKAVPLSIQSTFDLFFGVEELEYKCEKCKHRRSVAVHKFSRLPRVLIIHLKRYSFNEFCSLRKDDQEIIISKYLKLSSHCNESTKPPLPLNKNAHIRDLQILKIFQKIHSEAISSLTASTKLTLESKSSLTPHAGSGKESEPQKYQILNKGTSREQQQKDLGKYSKLNIIESKLLNSGHGTIIEKELLAASLMMGLEDTSFSLTHEGEGKSHSGPDTRVHPQEVLEHLKLKKYEKTRMFVDFESATETTKDFSEDKKARIPEGYPKVAKQIQQCKRMRIYEQALRQALLESLPEPDAQWHTEKLRRPTEVTLQEANVSSLGALGSNKNPGNKDVLDKEKTETKAKKPKRNAEIRDRHAYQLIGVVSHLGQTPNSGHYISDAYDFERQVWFTYNDLQVSSIQEALMQEARLCTGYIFFYMHNEIFEELLGREEKFRSSNAKAGETPQGE comes from the coding sequence ATGGCTCCTCTAATTGTACATGGCTTTGCCCAAATATGGAGTGGGAATATTAGGATGTCTAAGACGAAAGAAGCATACATTCGAACAGTGGAAGACAAGAAGAAAGTTATTCTGGTGGTCTCTTTTAACACTGGAGAATATACAACTTTTCAGCtagttaatattaaaaatgtggtCTTTAGATCCTATGGAGAAAACGAAAATCAGctgaatttaattttccaaaatgatgacttcttatttattgaaaaattatcCTTGAGAGATGGTAAAGAGTTGAAGATGTTCCTGGAGAGTTTCCGTAAAAATAATGAACTACCCATGAGACCTGATAGGGTTGGGGGTGTCTTTGCTAGCAGGACAATACAGAAGGAAATTAACAAAACTTCATTTCACAAAGTGTGTAAGAAGTCAAGTAGTGGATCTTATGAGACAGGAGAAGGAACTGGAATACCTGACCTCCAGAAGATGCCTTTGTTTACATCAAAATTACCAACACGTACCTGCGAAGAGTTATTAGAAAATCGATgtgagaaagggaaaaggaaactaTCGTCTGCTTCAGAGACGAATGAGGACATCCCAAAACAGAGTAACTCCATCGGAAACAAGAAATCCAAGACAAGTCTCTTGAGGTATGTAAGCcacaatgagaagaaaaaattgagGTTAAAAGAGTCGCGAGAGAATAAGAAATGTGGATTTTCACTCAAGAGCAATTTCACTGGAAACCCCTACATAGATGGCACTAGTCTTCCCCGAATTCTGTATCAGAAAATGTATTTGGCATTTCTTTTGGAACCAAAGTATAGTGAGGATGAGCCAGAGTGGCAGAAACTCAAGATGAGCTTCGAAATTTACCCAGAAAAAGTATGGGAAGGCCTTCCCAATTTGGGAAACACCTGTTACATGAATGCAGTTTTACAGTCCCTATTTTCGATTCCATCATTTGCTGATGATTTACTCAATCAGGGTTTCCCATGGAGTAAAATTCCCCTTGATGTTCTTAGCATGTGCTTGGCACAGCTGCttgttttgaaagatatttataacataaaaatcaaGGAGAAGTTACTTATGAGtattaaaaagatcatttcaGCAGTTGCAAAGATATTCTCTGGCAACATACAGAATGATGCTCATGAGTTTTTAGGTCACTGTTTAGATCAGATGAAAGAGAACATAGGAAGAATAAACACTATTTGGAAGGCTAGAAGTGAATCTGAGGAAGAAAACTCACCTCAACAGGTTTTTGCTAGCAGTGCTGCCACCGAAGTGCTCGTTTGTCCTGTCGTCACGAATTTTGAGTTCGAGTTGCTGCGCTCTATTATTTGTAAAGCCTGTGGTAGAGTTGTTCTCAGGACAGAAGTGAATAATTATCTCTCTGTCAACCTTCCCCAGGGACCAAAAGCAGTTCCTTTATCTATTCAATCTACTTTTGATCTTTTCTTTGGAGTGGAAGAGCTTGAGTATAAATGTGAGAAGTGTAAGCACAGGAGGTCTGTTGCAGTGCACAAATTCAGTAGGCTACCCAGGGTCCTTATTATTCATCTGAAACGCTATAGCTTTAATGAGTTTTGCTCATTAAGGAAGGATGACCAGGAAatcattatttccaaatatttgaaattgtCTTCTCATTGCAATGAAAGTACCAAACCACCTCTTCCCTTGAACAAGAATGCACATATTAGGGATCTCCAAatcttaaaaatctttcaaaagataCATTCTGAAGCCATCAGTTCATTGACAGCTTCAACGAAGTTGACCTTGGAATCCAAGTCTTCCCTGACTCCACATGCTGGATCAGGCAAAGAGTCTGAACCACAAAAATACCAAATTCTCAATAAAGGAACAAGCAGAGAACAGCAGCAAAAAGACCTGGGAAAATATTCTAAACTGAATATAATAGAGTCCAAATTGTTAAACTCGGGGCATGGAACAATCATTGAAAAAGAGCTGTTAGCAGCTAGCTTAATGATGGGTCTGGAAGACACCTCCTTTTCTCTGACCCATGAAGGGGAAGGCAAATCTCACAGTGGTCCAGATACACGTGTTCATCCTCAGGAAGTGCTTGAACATCTTAAActaaagaaatatgagaaaaccCGTATGTTTGTAGATTTTGAGAGTGCCACCGAGACTACTAAAGATTTTTCTGAAGATAAAAAAGCCAGAATTCCAGAAGGATACCCAAAAGTGGCTAAACAGATCCAGCAGTGTAAAAGGATGAGAATCTATGAACAAGCCCTTCGGCAGGCACTGCTTGAAAGCCTTCCAGAGCCAGATGCCCAGTGGCACACGGAGAAGCTTAGAAGACCTACAGAAGTAACTCTCCAGGAGGCCAATGTGAGTTCCCTAGGTGCATTGGGTTCCAATAAAAACCCTGGAAACAAAGACGTTTTAGATAAGGAGAAGACAGAAACCAAAGccaagaaaccaaaaagaaatgccgAGATCAGAGACAGACATGCCTATCAACTCATTGGTGTGGTCAGCCATCTCGGGCAGACCCCAAATTCAGGCCATTATATCAGCGATGCCTATGACTTTGAGAGACAAGTCTGGTTCACTTACAATGATCTGCAGGTATCAAGTATCCAAGAGGCTCTGATGCAGGAGGCTAGGCTTTGCACAGGGTACATCTTCTTTTACATGCACAATGAGATCTTTGAAGAGCTgttgggaagggaagagaagttCCGGTCTAGTAACGCAAAGGCAGGGGAGACCCCTCAGGGGGAATAA
- the USP26 gene encoding ubiquitin carboxyl-terminal hydrolase 26 (The RefSeq protein has 5 substitutions compared to this genomic sequence) — protein MAPLIVHGFAQIWSGNIRMSKTKEAYIRTVEEKKKVILVVSFNTGEYTTFQLVNIKNVVFRSYGENENQLNLIFQNDDFLFIEKLSLRDGKELKMFLESFRKNNELPMRPDRVGGVFASRTIQKEINKTSFHKVCKKSSSGSYETGEGTGIPDLQKMPLFTSKLPTRTCEELLENRCEKGKRKLSSASETNEDIPKQSNSIGNKKSKTSLLRYVSHNEKKKLRLKESRENKKCGFSLKSNFTGNPYIDGTSLPRILYQKMYLAFLLEPKYSEDEPEWQKLKMSFEIYPEKVWEGLPNLGNTCYMNAVLQSLFSIPSFADDLLNQGFPWSKIPLDVLSMCLAQLLVLKDIYNIKIKEKLLMSIKKIISAVAKIFSGNIQNDAHEFLGHCLDQMKENIGRINTIWKARSESEEENSPQQVFASSAATEVLVCPVVTNFEFELLRSIICKACGRVVLRTEVNNYLSVNLPQGPKAVPLSIQSTFDLFFGVEELEYKCEKCKHRRSVAVHKFSRLPRVLIIHLKRYSFNEFCSLRKDDQEIIISKYLKLSSHCNESTKPPLPLNKNAHIRDLQILKIFQKIHSEAISSLTASTKLTLESKSSLTPHAGSGKESEPQKYQILNKGTSREQQQKDLGKYSKLNIIESKLLNSGHGTIIEKELLAASLMMGLEDTSFSLTHEGEGKSHSGPDTRVHPQEVLEHLKLKKYEKTRMFVDFESATETTKDFSEDKKARIPEGYPKVAKQIQQCKRMRIYEQALRQALLESLPEPDAQWHTEKLRRPTEVTLQEANVSSLGALGSNKNPGNKDVLDKEKTETKAKKPKRNAEIRDRHAYQLIGVVSHLGQTPNSGHYISDAYDFERQVWFTYNDLLVSSIQEALMQEARLCTGYIFFYMHNEIFEELVGREEKFQSSNANAGETPQGE, from the coding sequence ATGGCTCCTCTAATTGTACATGGCTTTGCCCAAATATGGAGTGGGAATATTAGGATGTCTAAGACGAAAGAAGCATACATTCGAACAGTGGAAGACAAGAAGAAAGTTATTCTGGTGGTCTCTTTTAACACTGGAGAATATACAACTTTTCAGCtagttaatattaaaaatgtggtCTTTAGATCCTATGGAGAAAACGAAAATCAGctgaatttaattttccaaaatgatgacttcttatttattgaaaaattatcCTTGAGAGATGGTAAAGAGTTGAAGATGTTCCTGGAGAGTTTCCGTAAAAATAATGAACTACCCATGAGACCTGATAGGGTTGGGGGTGTCTTTGCTAGCAGGACAATACAGAAGGAAATTAACAAAACTTCATTTCACAAAGTGTGTAAGAAGTCAAGTAGTGGATCTTATGAGACAGGAGAAGGAACTGGAATACCTGACCTCCAGAAGATGCCTTTGTTTACATCAAAATTACCAACACGTACCTGCGAAGAGTTATTAGAAAATCGATgtgagaaagggaaaaggaaactaTCGTCTGCTTCAGAGACGAATGAGGACATCCCAAAACAGAGTAACTCCATCGGAAACAAGAAATCCAAGACAAGTCTCTTGAGGTATGTAAGCcacaatgagaagaaaaaattgagGTTAAAAGAGTCGCGAGAGAATAAGAAATGTGGATTTTCACTCAAGAGCAATTTCACTGGAAACCCCTACATAGATGGCACTAGTCTTCCCCGAATTCTGTATCAGAAAATGTATTTGGCATTTCTTTTGGAACCAAAGTATAGTGAGGATGAGCCAGAGTGGCAGAAACTCAAGATGAGCTTCGAAATTTACCCAGAAAAAGTATGGGAAGGCCTTCCCAATTTGGGAAACACCTGTTACATGAATGCAGTTTTACAGTCCCTATTTTCGATTCCATCATTTGCTGATGATTTACTCAATCAGGGTTTCCCATGGAGTAAAATTCCCCTTGATGTTCTTAGCATGTGCTTGGCACAGCTGCttgttttgaaagatatttataacataaaaatcaaGGAGAAGTTACTTATGAGtattaaaaagatcatttcaGCAGTTGCAAAGATATTCTCTGGCAACATACAGAATGATGCTCATGAGTTTTTAGGTCACTGTTTAGATCAGATGAAAGAGAACATAGGAAGAATAAACACTATTTGGAAGGCTAGAAGTGAATCTGAGGAAGAAAACTCACCTCAACAGGTTTTTGCTAGCAGTGCTGCCACCGAAGTGCTCGTTTGTCCTGTCGTCACGAATTTTGAGTTCGAGTTGCTGCGCTCTATTATTTGTAAAGCCTGTGGTAGAGTTGTTCTCAGGACAGAAGTGAATAATTATCTCTCTGTCAACCTTCCCCAGGGACCAAAAGCAGTTCCTTTATCTATTCAATCTACTTTTGATCTTTTCTTTGGAGTGGAAGAGCTTGAGTATAAATGTGAGAAGTGTAAGCACAGGAGGTCTGTTGCAGTGCACAAATTCAGTAGGCTACCCAGGGTCCTTATTATTCATCTGAAACGCTATAGCTTTAATGAGTTTTGCTCATTAAGGAAGGATGACCAGGAAatcattatttccaaatatttgaaattgtCTTCTCATTGCAATGAAAGTACCAAACCACCTCTTCCCTTGAACAAGAATGCACATATTAGGGATCTCCAAatcttaaaaatctttcaaaagataCATTCTGAAGCCATCAGTTCATTGACAGCTTCAACGAAGTTGACCTTGGAATCCAAGTCTTCCCTGACTCCACATGCTGGATCAGGCAAAGAGTCTGAACCACAAAAATACCAAATTCTCAATAAAGGAACAAGCAGAGAACAGCAGCAAAAAGACCTGGGAAAATATTCTAAACTGAATATAATAGAGTCCAAATTGTTAAACTCGGGGCATGGAACAATCATTGAAAAAGAGCTGTTAGCAGCTAGCTTAATGATGGGTCTGGAAGACACCTCCTTTTCTCTGACCCATGAAGGGGAAGGCAAATCTCACAGTGGTCCAGATACACGTGTTCATCCTCAGGAAGTGCTTGAACATCTTAAActaaagaaatatgagaaaaccCGTATGTTTGTAGATTTTGAGAGTGCCACCGAGACTACTAAAGATTTTTCTGAAGATAAAAAAGCCAGAATTCCAGAAGGATACCCAAAAGTGGCTAAACAGATCCAGCAGTGTAAAAGGATGAGAATCTATGAACAAGCCCTTCGGCAGGCACTGCTTGAAAGCCTTCCAGAGCCAGATGCCCAGTGGCACACGGAGAAGCTTAGAAGACCTACAGAAGTAACTCTCCAGGAGGCCAATGTGAGTTCCCTAGGTGCATTGGGTTCCAATAAAAACCCTGGAAACAAAGACGTTTTAGATAAGGAGAAGACAGAAACCAAAGccaagaaaccaaaaagaaatgccgAGATCAGAGACAGACATGCCTATCAACTCATTGGTGTGGTCAGCCATCTCGGGCAGACCCCAAATTCAGGCCATTATATCAGCGATGCCTATGACTTTGAGAGACAAGTCTGGTTCACTTACAATGATCTGCAGGTATCAAGTATCCAAGAGGCTCTGATGCAGGAGGCTAGGCTTTGCACAGGGTACATCTTCTTTTACATGCACAATGAGATCTTTGAAGAGCTgttgggaagggaagagaagttCCGGTCTAGTAACGCAAAGGCAGGGGAGACCCCTCAGGGGGAATAA